A single window of Danio rerio strain Tuebingen ecotype United States chromosome 15, GRCz12tu, whole genome shotgun sequence DNA harbors:
- the bud23 gene encoding 18S rRNA (guanine-N(7))-methyltransferase: protein MSSSCRRPEHMAPPEVFYNEEEAKKYSQNSRMIEIQTQMSERAVELLNLPEDQPCYLLDVGCGSGLSGDYLSEAGHYWVGVDISTAMLDVALEREVEGDLLLGDMGEGMPFRPGMFDGCISISALQWLCNADKKTHSPPKRLYRFFSTLYSSLARGARAVFQIYPENSEQLELITAQAMKAGFTGGMVVDYPNSSKAKKFFLCLFAGVSGVLPKGLDSETAVRGVVNQAQFTAQRSRFKNMKGKSAKKSKDWILDKKERRRRQGKDVRADTKYTGRHRKPKF from the exons ttttACAACGAAGAAGAGGCCAAAAAATACTCCCAGAA CTCTCGGATGATTGAGATCCAGACACAGATGTCGGAGCGAGCCGTCGAGCTGCTCAATCTGCCCGAGGATCAGCCCTGTTACCTGCTGGATGTGGG CTGTGGCTCTGGCCTGAGTGGGGATTATCTGTCTGAAGCCGGACACTACTGGGTGGGTGTGGACATCAGCACCGCCATGCTGG ATGTGGCCTTGGAGCGAGAGGTGGAGGGAGATCTCCTGCTGGGCGATATGGGTGAGGGAATGCCCTTCAGACCGGGCATGTTTGACGGGTGTATAAG TATTTCAGCGCTGCAGTGGTTGTGTAACGCAGACAAGAAAACACACAGTCCACCAAAGAGACTGTACCGCTTCTTCAGCACATTATACTCATCGCTG GCGAGAGGAGCGCGTGCTGTTTTCCAGATATACCCTGAAAACTCCGAGCAG TTGGAGCTGATAACGGCTCAGGCCATGAAAGCTGGATTTACAGGCGGGATGGTGGTAGACTATCCCAACAGCAGCAAAGCCAAAAA GTTTTTCCTGTGTTTGTTTGCTGGTGTTTCAGGTGTTTTACCCAAG GGTTTGGATTCAGAAACGGCAGTCAGAGGCGTTGTAAATCAGGCTCAGTTCACTGCACAGAG gtcTCGTTTCAAAAATATGAAAGGGAAGTCTGCGAAGAAAAGTAAGGACTGGATCTTGGATAAGAAGGAAAGACGCCGCCGACAGGGAAA GGACGTAAGGGCTGACACCAAGTACACCGGCCGACACCGGAAACCTAAATTTTAA